Proteins from a single region of Pseudomonas sp. 10S4:
- a CDS encoding CitMHS family transporter, with product MLATLGVITILCLLVAVMSKRLSPLVALIALPIIAALIGGFGLQTSAFIITGIKNVAPVVGMFVFAILFFGVMTDAGMLDPIIDRILKRVGTRPTRIVMGTALLALLVHLDGSGAVTFLVTIPAMLPLYTRLGMDKRILACVTAMAAGVNFLPWTGPVLRSSAALHVPVADLFQPLIPVQIVGLVFVFTCAWFLGRREERRLGLGAGASVEVMPQRVLTEAEVALRKPRLFWLNLVLTVVVMGMMIAGVVDPVVMFMIGTVLALCINYPNVDAQRARIDAHAKTALTMASILLAAGVFTGIMQGSGMLKAMAEVAVAQIPAGHGKLIPMVVGFISMPLSLLFDPDSFYFGIMPVVAEVGRALGVDPLQVAQASLLGVHTTGFPVSPLTPATFLLVGLCKIELADHQRFTIPFLFAASVLMTLTALLIGVF from the coding sequence ATGCTTGCCACACTCGGTGTCATCACCATTCTCTGTTTGCTTGTTGCTGTGATGAGCAAACGCCTATCGCCCCTGGTTGCACTGATCGCCTTGCCGATCATTGCTGCGTTGATCGGTGGTTTCGGTCTGCAAACCAGCGCCTTCATCATTACCGGCATCAAGAACGTCGCCCCGGTGGTCGGGATGTTTGTGTTCGCCATTCTGTTCTTCGGCGTGATGACCGACGCCGGCATGCTCGACCCGATCATTGACCGCATCCTGAAGCGAGTCGGCACTCGCCCGACGCGCATCGTTATGGGCACCGCGCTGTTGGCGTTGTTGGTGCATCTGGACGGTTCGGGAGCAGTGACGTTTCTGGTGACCATCCCGGCCATGTTGCCGTTGTACACGCGCCTCGGCATGGACAAACGCATTCTCGCTTGCGTCACGGCCATGGCTGCCGGCGTTAACTTCTTGCCCTGGACCGGCCCGGTGCTGCGTTCCTCGGCGGCATTGCATGTGCCAGTGGCCGACCTGTTTCAGCCGTTGATCCCGGTGCAGATCGTCGGCCTGGTGTTCGTCTTCACCTGTGCCTGGTTCCTCGGTCGCCGCGAAGAACGACGTTTGGGCCTGGGCGCCGGGGCGTCGGTAGAGGTGATGCCGCAACGGGTGCTGACCGAGGCCGAAGTTGCCCTGCGCAAGCCACGGCTGTTCTGGCTCAACCTGGTGCTGACGGTGGTGGTGATGGGCATGATGATTGCCGGGGTCGTCGACCCGGTGGTGATGTTCATGATCGGCACAGTGCTCGCCTTGTGCATTAACTACCCCAACGTCGACGCCCAACGCGCGCGCATCGACGCCCATGCGAAAACTGCGCTGACAATGGCCAGTATTCTGCTCGCCGCCGGGGTCTTCACCGGGATCATGCAGGGCAGCGGGATGCTCAAGGCCATGGCCGAGGTTGCGGTGGCGCAGATTCCCGCCGGGCACGGCAAGCTGATTCCGATGGTGGTGGGTTTTATCTCGATGCCCTTGAGCCTGCTGTTCGATCCCGATTCCTTCTATTTCGGCATCATGCCGGTGGTGGCCGAGGTCGGCCGGGCCTTGGGTGTCGATCCGCTGCAAGTGGCCCAGGCGTCGCTGCTGGGCGTGCACACCACTGGGTTCCCGGTCAGCCCGCTGACCCCGGCAACGTTCCTGTTGGTGGGGCTGTGCAAGATCGAACTGGCGGACCACCAGCGCTTCACCATCCCTTTTCTGTTCGCTGCCTCGGTGCTCATGACCCTGACCGCGCTGCTCATTGGAGTCTTCTGA
- a CDS encoding acyclic terpene utilization AtuA family protein yields the protein MKTLRIGSGAGYSGDRIEPAIELAEHGDLDYLVFECLAERTIALAQQARLLDPQAGFDPLLGERMRRVLPFVGRGADGQRRRLRVITNMGAANPLAAAREVRRIAGELGLPGLKVIALSGDDVLATLLDDPSQTLDNGKTLASLGERLISANAYLGVDGIIDALRADADVVITGRVADPSLFLAPQIFEFGWATDDWTLLGRGTLVGHLLECAGQISGGYFADPGFKDVPDLARLGFPLAEVDATGRAVISKVAGSGGRIDTATCTEQMIYEVHDPAAYLTPDVSADFSAVSFTVQGPDQVLAVGADGRERPPSLKVSVGYLDGWIGEGQISYGGPGALARGRLAREVVLERLKLTGVAFEEIRVELIGVDALHGLELGARADSEPWEVRLRVAARCADRAEAVRIGNEVETLYTNGPYGGGGASKSVRQVVAVASLLLPRDAVTVQIHSEDMA from the coding sequence ATGAAAACCTTACGCATCGGTTCCGGTGCCGGTTACTCCGGCGACCGCATTGAGCCAGCGATTGAACTGGCCGAGCACGGCGATCTGGATTACCTGGTGTTCGAATGCCTGGCCGAGCGCACCATCGCTCTAGCGCAGCAGGCGCGTCTGCTCGACCCGCAAGCCGGCTTCGACCCGCTGCTGGGCGAGCGCATGCGCCGGGTGCTGCCCTTTGTCGGGCGTGGTGCCGATGGTCAGCGCCGACGCTTGCGGGTGATCACCAACATGGGCGCGGCCAACCCGTTGGCGGCGGCGCGGGAAGTGCGGCGGATCGCCGGGGAATTGGGGTTGCCGGGGCTCAAAGTGATCGCGCTCAGCGGCGACGATGTGCTGGCGACCCTGCTGGATGATCCGTCGCAGACTCTGGATAACGGCAAGACGCTGGCGTCGTTGGGCGAGCGCCTGATTTCGGCCAACGCCTACCTGGGCGTGGACGGCATCATCGACGCATTGCGCGCGGATGCCGACGTGGTAATCACCGGTCGCGTGGCGGACCCGTCACTGTTCCTCGCGCCGCAGATATTCGAATTCGGCTGGGCGACGGACGATTGGACATTGTTGGGACGTGGCACGTTGGTCGGGCATTTGCTCGAATGTGCCGGGCAGATCAGCGGCGGCTATTTTGCAGATCCGGGGTTCAAGGACGTGCCGGATCTGGCGCGCCTGGGTTTCCCACTGGCCGAGGTGGACGCCACGGGGCGCGCAGTGATCAGCAAAGTCGCCGGGTCGGGTGGGCGCATCGATACCGCGACCTGCACCGAACAGATGATCTATGAAGTGCATGACCCGGCGGCTTACCTCACGCCGGATGTCAGCGCCGATTTTTCCGCTGTGTCATTCACCGTTCAAGGGCCGGATCAGGTGCTGGCTGTAGGCGCCGACGGCCGGGAGCGACCGCCATCCCTGAAAGTCTCGGTGGGTTATCTCGATGGCTGGATCGGCGAGGGACAGATCTCCTATGGCGGGCCGGGTGCGTTGGCGCGAGGGCGATTGGCGCGAGAAGTGGTGTTGGAACGCCTGAAACTGACGGGTGTGGCGTTTGAAGAGATCCGCGTCGAGTTGATTGGCGTTGATGCCTTGCACGGTCTTGAGCTGGGGGCGCGGGCGGACAGCGAACCCTGGGAAGTGCGCTTGCGTGTGGCTGCCCGGTGTGCCGATCGCGCCGAAGCGGTGCGCATTGGCAACGAAGTGGAAACCCTCTACACCAACGGCCCTTACGGCGGTGGTGGCGCCAGCAAATCGGTGCGCCAGGTGGTGGCGGTGGCGTCGCTGTTACTGCCGCGCGATGCCGTCACCGTGCAGATTCATTCGGAGGACATGGCATGA
- a CDS encoding polysaccharide deacetylase family protein, which yields MTRLFKVLSALTLVVGLAGCIAAPIEMTPQTQQRLQAQPPIRFLLTFDDGPSASSFWNPTDTVLDSLAQNPVQPNIKAVFFVQTGAPRAGDSDIGRRVMHREHAEGQILGFHTATHFHTNHRSLSPEDLEKSLTQGSADIAAITGAPPTLVRPPFWNYDKRTFAAYQQHGMHVLLTDLSANDGKIWGFNASPRRRANMLRQLSEVRERIAQGELPAVDGVIPVVVTFHDLNRYTARHTREYLQILLDSASATGVKTAPKPFYDDQAQLLRAAMARTVTESSEPVRLPGIWNWFWDGDSH from the coding sequence ATGACACGACTGTTCAAGGTTCTATCGGCGCTCACCCTGGTTGTCGGGCTGGCGGGCTGCATTGCGGCTCCGATCGAAATGACGCCCCAGACGCAACAGCGCCTGCAAGCGCAGCCGCCGATCCGTTTTCTGCTGACCTTTGACGACGGCCCGAGCGCATCAAGCTTCTGGAACCCGACCGACACGGTGCTCGACAGCCTCGCGCAAAACCCGGTGCAGCCGAACATCAAAGCGGTGTTCTTTGTGCAGACCGGCGCGCCACGGGCCGGCGACAGTGACATCGGTCGCCGGGTCATGCACCGCGAGCATGCCGAGGGGCAAATCCTCGGTTTTCACACCGCCACCCACTTTCACACCAACCATCGCTCGTTGAGCCCTGAAGATCTGGAAAAGTCACTGACCCAGGGCAGTGCCGATATCGCCGCGATCACCGGGGCGCCGCCGACCCTGGTGCGTCCGCCGTTCTGGAATTACGACAAGCGCACCTTCGCCGCGTATCAGCAACATGGCATGCACGTGTTATTGACCGACCTGAGCGCCAACGACGGCAAGATCTGGGGCTTCAACGCCAGCCCCCGGCGACGGGCGAACATGTTGCGTCAGCTCTCGGAAGTCCGGGAACGCATCGCCCAAGGCGAACTGCCTGCGGTCGATGGGGTGATTCCGGTGGTGGTGACTTTCCACGACCTCAATCGCTACACCGCCCGGCACACCCGCGAATACCTGCAAATCCTGCTCGACAGCGCCAGCGCTACCGGGGTGAAAACCGCGCCGAAGCCGTTTTATGACGATCAAGCCCAGTTGCTCCGAGCCGCGATGGCCCGCACGGTCACCGAAAGTTCAGAACCGGTCCGTTTGCCGGGGATCTGGAACTGGTTTTGGGACGGGGATAGCCATTGA
- a CDS encoding DUF1652 domain-containing protein: protein MVSVPELCHIVQSGFRPLSCDCTVNRDGTLRIKVYEPSTGRTSLLLPYVSPSRLTTVRDIANLIGELRTEMSAGRRAFAG from the coding sequence ATGGTTTCAGTCCCAGAGCTTTGCCACATTGTGCAGTCCGGTTTTCGTCCGCTCTCGTGCGACTGCACGGTGAACCGCGACGGGACGCTACGGATCAAGGTCTACGAGCCTTCGACCGGGCGGACCTCTCTGTTGCTTCCCTATGTCTCGCCATCGCGACTGACCACAGTTCGCGACATTGCAAACCTGATTGGCGAACTTCGCACCGAAATGAGTGCAGGACGCCGGGCGTTTGCTGGTTGA
- a CDS encoding LysR family transcriptional regulator yields the protein MELRHLRYFQVLAQTLNFTRAAERLHIAQPPLSRQIQQLEDELGVQLLERGRPLKLTEAGRFFHEHSSALLEQLNKVCDNTRRIGLGEQTWLGIGFAPSTLYGVLPELIRRLRNHEHLELELGLSEMTTLQQVQALKAGRIDVGFGRIRIDDPAIIQTVLTEDRLVAALPAGHPLLAGPISLRELAKEPFVLYPGNPRPSYADHVIALFESYGVSIHVAQWTNELQTAIGLVGAGIGVTLVPASVQLLHRDDIGFTPLLEDNATSPIILSRRVGDVSPGLNHCLQMIDELLPRD from the coding sequence ATGGAACTGCGTCACCTGCGTTACTTTCAGGTGTTGGCTCAAACCCTCAACTTCACCCGCGCCGCCGAACGGCTGCACATCGCCCAGCCGCCCCTGAGCCGGCAGATCCAGCAACTGGAAGACGAACTCGGGGTGCAACTGCTTGAACGTGGGCGGCCGCTGAAGCTGACCGAGGCCGGGCGGTTTTTCCATGAGCACTCCAGTGCGCTGCTGGAGCAACTGAACAAGGTCTGCGACAACACGCGACGGATCGGTCTGGGCGAACAGACCTGGCTGGGCATCGGTTTCGCGCCGTCGACACTCTACGGCGTGCTGCCGGAACTGATCCGCCGCTTGCGCAACCATGAGCATCTGGAGCTCGAACTGGGGTTGTCGGAAATGACCACCCTGCAACAGGTGCAGGCGCTCAAGGCTGGGCGGATTGATGTCGGTTTCGGTCGAATCCGTATCGACGACCCGGCGATCATCCAGACCGTGCTGACCGAGGATCGGCTAGTCGCCGCCCTGCCCGCCGGTCACCCGTTGCTGGCAGGTCCCATCAGCCTGCGCGAACTGGCGAAGGAGCCTTTCGTGCTCTATCCCGGCAACCCGCGACCGAGTTACGCCGATCATGTGATCGCGCTATTCGAATCCTACGGCGTGAGCATCCATGTGGCGCAATGGACCAATGAACTGCAGACCGCGATCGGTCTGGTGGGCGCCGGCATCGGTGTCACCCTGGTGCCGGCCTCGGTGCAATTGCTGCACCGCGACGACATCGGCTTCACGCCGCTGCTGGAAGACAATGCCACCTCGCCGATTATTCTCAGTCGACGGGTGGGCGACGTGTCACCGGGGTTGAATCATTGTTTGCAGATGATTGATGAGCTGCTGCCGCGGGACTGA
- the catC gene encoding muconolactone Delta-isomerase has product MLFHVKMTVNLPLDMNPERAAQLKADEKALAQRLQEQGKWRHLWRIAGLYANYSVFDVDSVQELHDLLMQLPLYPYMAIEVTAMCRHPSSIREDDR; this is encoded by the coding sequence ATGCTGTTCCACGTAAAAATGACCGTAAACCTGCCGCTCGACATGAACCCCGAGCGCGCCGCACAGCTCAAGGCCGACGAAAAAGCCCTGGCCCAGCGCCTGCAAGAGCAGGGCAAGTGGCGTCACCTGTGGCGCATCGCCGGGCTTTACGCCAATTACAGCGTGTTCGACGTCGACAGCGTTCAGGAACTGCACGACCTGCTGATGCAATTGCCGCTGTACCCGTACATGGCCATCGAGGTCACCGCGATGTGCCGGCATCCTTCTTCGATTCGTGAGGATGACCGCTGA
- the catA gene encoding catechol 1,2-dioxygenase, translating to MNVKISHTASAQKFLEEASGLLNEAGDPRVKALVYRILRDSVNIIEDLAVTPEEFWKAVNYLNVLGARQEAGLLVAGLGLEHYLDLLMDAEDEQAGKSGGTPRTIEGPLYVAGAPLSNGEARLDDGVDPGVVLFMQGQIRNTAGEPLAGAVVDVWHANTGGTYSYFDTAQSEFNLRRRIVTDAEGRYRFRSIVPSGYGCPPDGPTQQLLDQLGRHGQRPAHIHFFISAPDHRHLTTQINLDGDKYLHDDFAYATRDELIAHIAFSDDPQRAAAHGVSGRFAEIDFDFTLQSSAQPEEQQRMERVRALED from the coding sequence ATGAACGTCAAGATTTCCCACACTGCCAGTGCCCAGAAGTTTCTCGAAGAGGCCAGCGGTCTGCTCAACGAGGCCGGTGATCCGCGGGTCAAGGCGCTGGTTTACCGGATCCTGCGCGATTCGGTGAACATCATCGAAGACCTCGCCGTGACCCCGGAAGAGTTCTGGAAAGCCGTCAATTACCTCAACGTGCTGGGTGCGCGGCAAGAGGCTGGCCTGCTGGTCGCCGGGCTCGGCCTGGAGCATTACCTCGATTTGCTGATGGACGCCGAAGACGAGCAGGCCGGCAAATCCGGCGGCACGCCGCGGACTATCGAAGGCCCGCTGTATGTGGCGGGTGCGCCGCTGTCAAATGGCGAGGCGCGGCTGGATGACGGCGTCGATCCGGGCGTGGTGCTGTTCATGCAGGGCCAGATTCGCAACACTGCGGGTGAACCGTTGGCTGGGGCCGTGGTGGATGTCTGGCACGCCAATACCGGCGGCACTTATTCTTACTTTGATACCGCTCAATCGGAGTTCAACCTGCGTCGGCGCATCGTCACCGATGCCGAGGGTCGCTACCGTTTTCGCAGCATCGTGCCGTCGGGCTACGGCTGCCCGCCGGACGGTCCGACCCAGCAACTGCTGGATCAATTGGGTCGTCATGGTCAGCGGCCGGCGCACATTCACTTCTTCATCTCGGCGCCGGATCATCGCCACCTGACTACCCAGATCAATCTCGATGGCGACAAATATCTGCACGACGATTTTGCCTATGCCACCCGCGATGAGTTGATTGCCCACATCGCCTTCAGCGACGATCCACAACGCGCAGCGGCCCACGGTGTCAGTGGTCGGTTTGCCGAAATCGACTTCGACTTCACGCTACAGTCGTCTGCGCAACCCGAGGAGCAGCAACGCATGGAGCGTGTGCGCGCACTGGAGGACTAA
- a CDS encoding AraC family transcriptional regulator — MMQAQLLSQRSRVFDHADPYAVSGYVNQHVGNHCILMPRAGRPLASLDHRKFASLDLCRISYGTSVRVTSGALESIYHLQVLLRGHCLWRGHGQEHYFEPGELLLINPDEPVDLTYSDDCEKFILKVPTRLLESVCDEQRWRYPGQGVRFLENRYQLNELEGFVNLLAMICQEAEATEQILKVQEHYAQIIVSKMLSLMKTNVSRVSLGSPSATFDSIADYIARHLKQDIDSEELARQARMSVRSLYGLFERNAGATPKNYIRQKRLERINACLSDPTCNVRNVTEVAMDYGFLHLGRFSDSYRKQFGELPSDTLKRRH, encoded by the coding sequence ATGATGCAAGCGCAACTGTTGAGTCAGCGCAGCCGAGTGTTCGATCACGCCGACCCCTACGCGGTGTCGGGCTACGTCAATCAGCATGTCGGCAACCATTGCATTCTCATGCCCCGCGCCGGCCGACCGCTGGCCAGCCTCGATCACCGCAAGTTCGCCAGCCTGGACCTGTGCCGCATCAGCTACGGCACCAGCGTGCGGGTAACTTCTGGCGCACTGGAGAGCATTTATCACCTGCAAGTCTTGCTGCGCGGCCACTGCCTATGGCGTGGTCATGGCCAGGAACACTACTTCGAACCTGGTGAATTGCTGCTGATCAATCCCGACGAACCGGTGGACCTGACCTATTCCGACGACTGTGAAAAATTCATCCTGAAAGTCCCCACTCGTTTGCTCGAATCGGTGTGCGACGAGCAACGCTGGCGGTACCCGGGGCAAGGGGTGCGGTTTCTGGAGAACCGTTATCAGCTCAATGAGCTGGAAGGTTTCGTTAACCTGCTGGCGATGATTTGCCAGGAGGCTGAGGCCACGGAGCAGATTCTCAAGGTTCAGGAGCACTACGCGCAGATCATCGTCAGCAAGATGCTCAGCCTGATGAAAACCAATGTCAGCCGCGTTAGCCTCGGTTCACCGTCGGCCACGTTCGACAGCATTGCCGACTACATCGCGCGCCATCTCAAGCAAGACATCGACAGCGAAGAACTGGCCCGTCAGGCGCGGATGAGCGTGCGTTCGCTATATGGCTTGTTCGAACGCAACGCGGGGGCCACGCCGAAAAACTACATCCGGCAAAAGCGCCTCGAACGCATCAACGCCTGCCTGAGTGACCCGACCTGCAACGTGCGCAACGTCACGGAAGTGGCCATGGATTACGGCTTCTTGCACCTGGGACGGTTCTCCGACAGCTACCGCAAACAGTTCGGCGAACTGCCGTCCGACACCCTCAAGCGCCGGCACTAG
- the benA gene encoding benzoate 1,2-dioxygenase large subunit, translating into MSLRPEYLHSLLEDDKDHGIYRCKREMFTDPRLFDLEMQHLFEGNWLYLAHESQIPRINDFYTTTMGRQSIFIARNKDGELNAFINACSHRGAMLCRHKTGNKSSYTCPFHGWTFNNSGKLLKVKDPAAAGYPASFNCEGSHDLTKVARFESYRGFLFGSLKADVVPLVEHLGESAKIIDMIVDQSADGLEVLRGSSSYIYEGNWKLTAENGADGYHVSSVHWNYAATQNQRKQREAGDSNPTMSAGSWAKQGGGFYSFDKGHMLLWTRWANPEDRPLYERRDELAQDFGQARADWMIENSRNLCLYPNVYLMDQFSSQIRIARPISVNRTEITIYCIAPKGESDTARSSRIRQYEDFFNVSGMATPDDLEEFRSCQTGYQGSVTTWNDMSRGAEHWIEGADDAAKEIDLHPLLSGVRTEDEGLFVLQHKYWQQTMLKALAAEQSELIAVEAVQ; encoded by the coding sequence ATGTCCCTGCGACCCGAATACCTTCACTCCCTGCTTGAAGACGACAAAGACCACGGCATCTACCGCTGCAAACGCGAGATGTTCACCGACCCACGGCTGTTCGACCTGGAGATGCAGCACCTCTTCGAAGGCAACTGGCTGTACCTGGCCCACGAAAGCCAGATCCCCAGGATCAACGATTTCTACACCACCACCATGGGGCGCCAGTCGATCTTTATCGCGCGCAACAAGGACGGTGAACTGAACGCGTTTATCAATGCCTGTAGCCATCGCGGCGCGATGCTCTGCCGGCACAAGACCGGCAACAAAAGCTCCTACACCTGCCCATTCCACGGTTGGACCTTCAACAACTCCGGCAAGCTGCTGAAGGTCAAGGACCCGGCGGCGGCCGGCTACCCGGCGAGCTTCAATTGCGAAGGCTCCCACGACCTGACCAAAGTCGCGCGTTTTGAGTCCTATCGCGGCTTCCTGTTCGGCAGCCTCAAGGCTGATGTGGTGCCGCTGGTGGAGCATTTGGGCGAGTCGGCGAAGATCATCGACATGATTGTCGACCAGTCCGCCGATGGCCTGGAAGTGCTGCGCGGCTCATCCAGCTATATATACGAAGGCAACTGGAAACTCACCGCCGAAAACGGTGCTGACGGCTATCACGTCAGCTCCGTGCACTGGAACTACGCGGCCACCCAAAACCAGCGTAAACAGCGCGAGGCTGGCGATAGCAATCCGACCATGAGTGCCGGCAGTTGGGCCAAGCAGGGCGGTGGTTTCTATTCCTTCGACAAGGGCCACATGCTGCTCTGGACCCGTTGGGCCAACCCCGAAGACCGTCCGTTGTACGAGCGTCGTGATGAACTGGCGCAGGACTTCGGCCAGGCCCGCGCCGACTGGATGATCGAGAATTCGCGCAACCTGTGCCTGTACCCGAACGTGTACCTGATGGACCAGTTCAGCTCGCAGATACGCATCGCCCGGCCGATCTCGGTCAATCGCACGGAAATCACCATCTACTGCATCGCCCCCAAAGGCGAAAGCGACACCGCGCGGTCCAGCCGGATTCGGCAGTACGAGGATTTCTTCAACGTCAGCGGCATGGCGACCCCGGATGATCTGGAGGAGTTTCGTTCCTGCCAGACCGGTTATCAGGGCAGCGTCACGACCTGGAATGACATGTCCCGCGGTGCCGAGCATTGGATCGAAGGCGCCGACGACGCGGCCAAAGAGATCGACCTGCATCCGCTGCTCAGCGGCGTGCGCACCGAAGACGAAGGCTTGTTCGTACTGCAACACAAATATTGGCAGCAGACGATGCTCAAGGCCTTGGCCGCTGAACAGTCCGAGCTGATCGCCGTGGAGGCCGTGCAATGA
- the benB gene encoding benzoate 1,2-dioxygenase small subunit, whose translation MTITYEAVRDFLYREARYLDDKQWDEWLELYAPDATFWMPSWDDNDELTEDPQREISLIWYGNRTGLEDRIFRIKTERSSASIPDTRTSHNLSNIELLEQADGLCKVRFNWHTLSFRYKTVDSYFGSSFYTLDVRGENPLIKAKKVVLKNDYVRQVIDVYHL comes from the coding sequence ATGACCATCACCTATGAGGCCGTGCGCGATTTTCTCTACCGTGAGGCCCGCTACCTCGACGACAAACAGTGGGACGAGTGGCTGGAGCTGTACGCCCCGGACGCCACCTTTTGGATGCCGTCCTGGGACGACAACGACGAGCTCACCGAAGACCCGCAGCGGGAAATCTCGCTGATCTGGTACGGCAACCGCACCGGCCTGGAAGACCGCATCTTCCGCATCAAGACCGAGCGTTCCAGTGCGAGCATTCCGGACACCCGCACCTCGCACAACCTGAGCAACATCGAGCTGCTCGAACAAGCCGACGGCCTGTGCAAAGTGCGCTTCAACTGGCACACCCTGAGCTTTCGCTACAAGACCGTCGACAGCTATTTCGGCAGCAGTTTCTACACCTTGGATGTGCGCGGTGAAAACCCGTTGATCAAGGCCAAGAAAGTAGTCCTGAAGAACGATTACGTTCGCCAGGTCATCGATGTTTACCACCTGTGA
- the benC gene encoding benzoate 1,2-dioxygenase electron transfer component BenC: MTHSIAFNFEDGVTRFIDANPDETVADAAYRQGINIPLDCRDGACGTCKCFAEAGRYDLGEEYIDDALSADEAKQGFVLTCQMRAQSDCVVRVPVSSDVCRTRQASFEATISAVRQLSDSTIALSIKGEALNKLAFLPGQYVNLGVPGSAQTRAYSFSSLQRDGEVSFLIRNVPGGLMSSFLTGMAKAGDNMTLAGPLGSFYLRDIRRPLLLLAGGTGLAPFTAMLEKIAEQGSEQPLHLIYGVTNDFDLVEMDRLEAFAARIPNFSFSACVANPDSRHPLKGYVTQHIEPRHLNDGDVDVYLCGPPPMVEAVSQFIREQGIAPVNFYYEKFAASAA, translated from the coding sequence ATGACTCATTCCATCGCATTCAATTTCGAAGACGGCGTCACCCGTTTCATCGACGCCAACCCCGACGAAACCGTGGCCGATGCCGCGTACCGCCAGGGCATCAATATTCCGCTGGATTGCCGCGATGGCGCGTGCGGCACCTGCAAATGCTTCGCCGAGGCCGGTCGTTACGATTTGGGCGAGGAATACATCGACGACGCCCTCAGCGCCGATGAAGCCAAGCAAGGTTTCGTCCTCACCTGCCAGATGCGCGCCCAGAGCGATTGCGTGGTGCGGGTGCCGGTATCGTCGGATGTCTGTCGCACCCGTCAGGCCAGTTTTGAAGCGACCATCAGTGCCGTGCGCCAGTTGTCCGACAGCACCATCGCGCTGTCGATCAAGGGCGAGGCCCTGAACAAACTGGCGTTCCTGCCGGGGCAGTATGTGAACCTCGGGGTTCCCGGCAGCGCGCAGACCCGCGCCTATTCGTTCAGCTCGTTGCAGCGCGACGGCGAGGTCAGTTTCCTGATCCGCAACGTGCCCGGCGGCTTGATGAGCAGCTTCCTCACCGGCATGGCCAAGGCCGGCGACAACATGACCCTGGCCGGACCGTTGGGCAGTTTCTATTTGCGCGACATCCGCCGTCCGTTGCTGTTGCTTGCCGGCGGCACCGGGCTGGCGCCGTTCACCGCGATGCTGGAAAAAATCGCGGAGCAGGGCAGCGAGCAACCGCTGCATCTGATCTACGGCGTGACCAATGACTTCGACCTGGTGGAAATGGATCGACTCGAAGCGTTCGCTGCACGGATTCCGAACTTCAGTTTCAGCGCCTGCGTGGCCAACCCCGATAGCCGGCATCCGCTCAAGGGTTATGTGACCCAGCACATCGAGCCTCGGCATTTGAACGATGGCGACGTCGATGTCTACCTGTGCGGCCCGCCGCCGATGGTTGAGGCGGTCAGTCAGTTCATTCGCGAACAAGGCATTGCGCCGGTCAATTTCTACTACGAGAAGTTTGCTGCCAGCGCGGCATAA
- a CDS encoding 1,6-dihydroxycyclohexa-2,4-diene-1-carboxylate dehydrogenase, producing the protein MNRFDEKVALITGAAQGIGRRVAERMAAEGAKLILVDRAELVFEVQKQLGQGSQVLALTADLEDYSECSRVMRAAVERFGRLDVLVNNVGGTIWAKPFEHYDAQQIEAEVRRSLFPTLWCCHAALPFMLEQGSGAIVNVSSIATRSVNRVPYGAAKGGVNALTACLAFETAGRGVRVNATAPGGTEAPPRLIPRNSTEQSAEEKVWYQQIVDQTLDSSLMKRYGTLDEQASAILFLASDEASYITGMIMPVGGGDQG; encoded by the coding sequence ATGAACAGATTTGATGAAAAAGTCGCGTTGATTACCGGGGCTGCGCAAGGCATTGGTCGGCGCGTCGCCGAGCGCATGGCCGCTGAAGGCGCGAAGTTGATTCTGGTGGATCGCGCGGAGCTGGTATTCGAAGTCCAAAAACAACTGGGGCAGGGCAGTCAGGTACTCGCTCTGACCGCTGATCTTGAGGATTACAGCGAATGCAGCCGGGTGATGCGAGCCGCCGTCGAACGTTTCGGGCGCCTGGATGTGTTGGTCAATAACGTCGGCGGGACGATCTGGGCCAAACCGTTCGAGCACTACGACGCGCAGCAGATCGAAGCCGAAGTTCGCCGCTCGCTGTTCCCGACGCTGTGGTGTTGTCATGCCGCGCTGCCGTTCATGCTTGAGCAAGGGAGTGGTGCCATCGTCAACGTTTCATCCATTGCCACCCGCAGCGTCAATCGCGTGCCTTATGGCGCTGCGAAGGGTGGGGTCAACGCGCTGACCGCCTGCCTGGCATTCGAAACCGCCGGTCGCGGGGTTCGGGTCAACGCGACCGCCCCCGGTGGAACCGAAGCACCGCCGCGACTTATCCCGCGCAACAGCACAGAGCAAAGCGCTGAGGAAAAGGTCTGGTATCAGCAGATCGTCGACCAAACCCTCGACAGCAGTTTGATGAAGCGCTACGGCACGCTAGATGAGCAGGCAAGCGCTATCTTGTTTCTGGCCAGCGACGAGGCCTCTTACATTACCGGCATGATCATGCCGGTGGGCGGCGGCGACCAGGGCTGA